A genomic segment from Paraburkholderia hayleyella encodes:
- a CDS encoding tyrosine-type recombinase/integrase: MPHRYLDKGILPHIGGKRVCELLTEDVWSVIWRKKEPGLDAAAGQVCGLLKCMLDSAMTCGLLSANPITALPMRHVYKAVSRERALLTEEIKQFLQAAQQSNIRRQFKIILLTLVRKSELLLARRKDRHLEEAEWHIPEENSKTGKPHIVYLSSQAMMPFKELLVLAGNSE; this comes from the coding sequence ATGCCGCATCGCTACCTGGACAAGGGCATCCTGCCGCACATCGGTGGCAAACGGGTATGTGAACTCCTGACCGAGGACGTCTGGTCTGTTATCTGGCGGAAGAAGGAGCCGGGCCTTGACGCTGCAGCCGGCCAAGTCTGCGGCCTTCTCAAATGCATGTTGGATTCCGCAATGACATGCGGACTACTTTCCGCGAACCCAATCACTGCACTACCTATGCGGCACGTCTACAAGGCCGTATCACGTGAGCGTGCTTTGCTAACCGAGGAGATAAAGCAGTTCCTGCAAGCCGCTCAGCAGTCCAACATTCGGCGGCAATTCAAGATCATCTTGCTCACCTTGGTGCGCAAATCTGAGCTGCTGTTGGCCAGGCGCAAAGACCGGCACCTCGAAGAGGCGGAATGGCATATCCCTGAAGAGAACTCAAAGACCGGGAAACCACACATCGTCTACTTGTCGAGTCAGGCCATGATGCCCTTCAAGGAATTGCTGGTATTGGCAGGGAACAGCGAATAG
- a CDS encoding Arm DNA-binding domain-containing protein translates to MALTDIALKALKPRDKTCTVSDDRGLYLEIFPAGGMVWRYRYRLSGKDEKLTLGKYPALPLNNARLMRDGAS, encoded by the coding sequence ATGGCACTCACTGACATCGCCCTGAAGGCACTCAAACCCAGGGACAAGACCTGTACCGTCAGCGACGACCGTGGCCTGTATCTGGAAATATTTCCAGCGGGAGGGATGGTCTGGCGCTACCGTTACAGGCTGAGCGGCAAGGACGAGAAACTCACGCTTGGCAAGTACCCGGCGCTTCCCCTCAACAATGCCCGGCTCATGCGCGATGGCGCCTCATAG
- the mnmE gene encoding tRNA uridine-5-carboxymethylaminomethyl(34) synthesis GTPase MnmE, with translation MLATDSDPIIAIATAPGRGGIGVVRISFGATDRTRAEQLAHTLTGQVLTPRRASYVPFLDAGGEALDRGIALYFPAPHSYTGEHVLELQGHGGPVVLQLVLQRSLAAGQQIGLRLAEPGEFTRRAFLNDKLDLAQAEAVADLIEASTEAAARSAGRSLDGAFSRDIHALVNDVITLRMLVEATLDFPEEEIDFLEAANARDKLAYIRERLAQVLVDARQGALLREGLSVVLAGQPNVGKSSLLNALAGAELAIVTPIAGTTRDKVSQTIQIEGIPLHVIDTAGLRETEDEVEKIGIARSWGEIGRADVVLHLLDARSGMTDENVLIATRFPAGVPVVRVLNKSDLTEAGPDVTILDPTSGEPLCEVRLSAKSGDGIALLRTELLRIAGWRVGAESLYLARERHLVALRAAQTHLALAAQHASQNAAALDLFAEELRLAQEALNSITGEFTSDDLLGVIFSRFCIGK, from the coding sequence ATGCTTGCCACCGATTCCGATCCGATCATCGCCATTGCCACGGCTCCCGGTAGAGGAGGGATCGGTGTGGTACGGATTTCGTTTGGCGCGACGGACAGGACGAGGGCTGAACAACTGGCGCATACCTTGACCGGACAGGTACTCACACCACGCCGCGCCAGCTACGTTCCATTTCTTGACGCAGGTGGCGAGGCGCTGGATCGGGGAATCGCGCTGTATTTTCCCGCGCCTCATTCGTACACCGGGGAACACGTTCTTGAATTGCAGGGCCACGGTGGCCCTGTCGTGTTGCAACTGGTTTTGCAACGCAGCCTCGCTGCCGGTCAGCAGATAGGATTGCGGCTAGCCGAACCCGGTGAATTCACCCGCCGTGCGTTTCTGAACGACAAGCTCGATCTTGCCCAGGCCGAAGCCGTGGCCGATTTGATCGAGGCCAGTACCGAGGCCGCGGCGCGTTCGGCGGGACGCTCACTCGATGGCGCGTTTTCGCGGGACATTCACGCGCTGGTGAATGACGTCATCACGCTGCGCATGCTCGTTGAAGCGACGCTGGATTTTCCAGAAGAGGAAATTGATTTTCTTGAAGCCGCCAATGCCCGTGACAAGCTTGCCTATATTCGGGAGCGACTCGCGCAAGTGCTGGTGGATGCGCGTCAAGGCGCTTTGTTGCGGGAGGGGTTATCGGTTGTGCTGGCTGGGCAGCCGAATGTTGGTAAGTCATCGTTGCTGAATGCGCTTGCGGGCGCGGAGCTGGCAATTGTGACGCCGATTGCCGGTACAACCCGCGACAAGGTGAGCCAAACGATTCAGATCGAAGGCATTCCGCTTCATGTGATTGATACCGCTGGTTTGCGTGAGACCGAGGATGAGGTGGAAAAAATCGGCATCGCGCGAAGTTGGGGCGAAATAGGTCGCGCGGACGTCGTGCTGCATTTGCTCGATGCTCGCAGTGGCATGACTGACGAGAATGTGCTGATCGCCACGCGTTTTCCTGCCGGCGTGCCGGTGGTACGTGTGCTGAATAAGAGCGATTTGACGGAAGCCGGGCCGGACGTGACGATACTGGACCCGACGTCGGGCGAGCCATTGTGTGAAGTGCGTCTGTCGGCGAAAAGTGGCGATGGAATTGCTTTGCTACGCACCGAGCTATTGAGAATCGCTGGTTGGCGGGTGGGTGCGGAGAGCCTATATCTGGCGCGTGAGCGTCATTTGGTGGCGCTGCGCGCCGCGCAGACGCATTTGGCGCTGGCTGCACAGCACGCTAGCCAGAATGCCGCCGCGCTCGATCTTTTCGCCGAAGAGTTACGCCTGGCACAGGAGGCGCTTAATTCGATTACTGGCGAGTTCACCTCAGATGATTTACTGGGCGTGATTTTTAGCCGGTTTTGTATTGGGAAATAA